In Malus sylvestris chromosome 16, drMalSylv7.2, whole genome shotgun sequence, the following are encoded in one genomic region:
- the LOC126609401 gene encoding protein GLUTAMINE DUMPER 3-like — MAGREPFNVTARAPEMTTAQRSPWHSPVPYLFGGLAAMLGLIAFALLILACSYWRLSGYLENHENGSERDLEAGEGGESAQKVPPVFEEKILVIMAGDAKPTFLATPTSSRSSSFGDNTNNTCSCSQKTEKWVNVSETTADNKQGSSDGSDQHQVQVTDENRESMHEASDHSNQRKPFIYEKKKKMEMDACGTLYWVQRRR, encoded by the exons ATGGCAGGGAGAGAGCCTTTTAACGTGACAGCCAGAGCACCGGAGATGACGACGGCACAGAGGTCGCCGTGGCATTCCCCAGTGCCCTACTTGTTCGGTGGGCTGGCAGCCATGTTGGGTTTAATTGCGTTTGCGCTTCTGATCTTAGCATGCTCCTACTGGAGGCTCTCCGGCTACCTCGAAAACCATGAAAACGGATCAGAGCGAGACCTGGAAGCCGGAGAAGGCGGCGAGTCCGCCCAAAAAGTCCCGCCGGTATTCGAAGAGAAAATCTTGGTGATCATGGCCGGAGACGCTAAGCCAACTTTCTTGGCCACACCCACGTCAAGTAGGTCTTCATCTTTTGGCGACAATACTAACAACACTTGTAGCTGTAGCCAAAAGACTGAAAAGTGGGTGAACGTGAGTGAGACGACTGCTGACAACAAGCAAGGAAGTAGTGATGGAAGTGATCAGCATCAGGTACAAGTTACTGATGAGAACAGGGAGAGTATGCATGAGGCCTCAGATCACTCGAATCAGAGA AAACCATTTATAtatgagaaaaagaagaagatggagatggATGCGTGTGGAACTTTGTATTGGGtgcagagaagaagatga